The Streptomyces sp. NBC_00576 genome contains the following window.
ACCCGGCGACGAGCATCTCGGTGCCCGCGGGCAAGCCTGCCCGCAAGACCACCGCGACCATCGGCCGCTCCGACCTGACCGGTACCGCGGGCGCGGTGCGCGAGGTCGTCGAGCTGGTCCCCAGCGCCGGCCGCGATGTCGTCCTGGCCCGTCTGAACCTCGCGGTGACCAACGTCACCCCCATCGCCCTGGCCACCACCGCGCCCACCGCGGGCGAGGAGCTGCAGTTCGCCGGTTACGGGCGCACCGCGACCGAGTGGGCGCCGCTCAGCCTGCACACCGGCACGCTGTCCGTGGACGCCTCGACGGCCAACACGGTCACGGTCACCGGTAAGAACGGCGTGGCCGCGTGCATGGGCGACACCGGCGGACCCGTCATACGCACCGTCGGTGGCGTTCCTCAGCTGGCGGCCCTCAACAGCCGCTCCTACCAGGGTGGCTGCTTCGGCATCGACGCGGCCGAGACCCGCACCGGCGGCATCGCCACCCGTATCGACGACCTCTCCTCCTGGGTGTCGGGCTTCGTCAACGGCTTCCGCCCCCTCGCCAATGTCGGGACCCAGAGGTGCCTGGCCGTCCCCAACGCCAGCACGGCCAACGGCACCCTCCTGCTGCAGTGGAGCTGCGGCACCGGCACCGAGCAGCAGTGGCGCCTGGAGCCTGTCGCGGGCGGTAACAACGACCGGTACCTCGTGCGGAACAACAACAGCAAGAAATGCCTCGCGATGCCCGGAGCCAGCACGGACGACGCCACCCAGGCCATCCAGTGGCCCTGCAGCACCGGCAGCGAGCAGATCTGGGTCCAGGACAGCATCGGTCGGCTGCGGAACCTGAACAGTGACAAGTGTCTCGCTGTCCCCGGCGGCAACACCGCGATCGGCACCAAGGTCATCCAGTGGCCGTGCGGGACGGGCAACGAGCAGCGCTGGACCTGGTAGAACCCACACCGGAAACCCCGGGCACGCGGCTACGGCCGCCAGGGCGGCCTTCTTCGGGAGGCCGCCCTTCCTACCGCTCGGCACTGAAGAGGACCCGAACCTTCCATATCTTGTCGAAATTCGACCGTTCCGATCTACAACCCTTGCTTAGACTCAGCAGTCCCTGTGTGTGGGCCATGGGGTTCTACGGTGTTTGCGGGTTTGCCGTGATCGCTGCTGGGCAAGCGCTCGCCGTTCCACAGGCCGACTGCTCCTGCCGTTTCCGGGGTGCGGGTGGGGGGTGGTACGTGGGCGGGCTTTCCGATGGAGGAAATCAGGTGTCGATGCAGGGCGCGGACAGTGGGCCGCCGACGGGCGGGCGGGTCGCGGGCGGGATGCACAAGGTGATCCCCTCGCCGCGGCAGCCCCTCCCGCTCGCGACGACCGAGCAGGCGCCCGGGCCCGACGGCACGACGAAGAAGCCCACCCGGACGTCCGCGAAGCACGCCGCCATCCCGGGACGCGGCAACAGCCGGCTCTATGCCATCGACGGGCTCCGTCTGCTCGCCGCCCTCTTCGTGGCCTTCCACCACTACGCCGGAACCCGGCGGGTCGACTCGCCGGGCAACGCGATCTGGGGCCGGTCGGTGTCCGAGATCATGCCGACCTGGTTCCGGTTCTCCGCGTACGGCTGGATCGGCGTCGAGATCTTCTTCGTGATCAGCGGCTTCGTGATCTGCATGTCGTGCTGGGGCCGCACCCCGCGCCAGTTCTTCACCTCTCGCGTGATCCGGCTCTACCCGGCGTACTGGTTCGGCATAATCTTCACCTCGGCCGCCCTGGTCGCCATGCCCGGTGTGTGGGAGCGTGGCCGCGCGCGCGAGGTGCTGATCAACTTCACGATGCTCCAGTCCGGCTCCCGCGTCGGGAACGTCGACGGCGTGTACTGGACCCTCTGGTCCGAGCTGCGCTTCTACCTCCTCTTCATGGCCGTCGTCGTGACCGGGCTGACGTACCGCAAGGTCGTGGTGTTCTGCTGCCTCTGGGGCGCCGCCTCGATGATCGCCCCGGCCGCCGGCTTCCAGCCGGCGACGCTGATCATCAACCCGGAAGGCTCCTGGTACTTCATCGCGGGCCTCGCCCTCTACCTCATGCACCGCTTCGGCCAGGACCTGTTGCTGTGGGGCATCCTCGGACTGTCGTGGATGATGGGCCAACTGGAAATCGGGCATCGGATAGACACGATCGAACGGGTCTCCAGCTGGCGCGGAAGCGTGCTGATCTTCACCGTCTTCCTGCTGTTCATGGTCGCCGTCGCCCTCGGCTACACCGACCGCATCCGCTGGAAGTGGCTGGTCACGGCGGGCGCGATAACGTACCCGTTCTATCTGATGCACTACTTCGTCGGTACGACGATCATCAACCGGCTGCGCGACACCATGGACCCCCGGCTCCTGGTGCTGTCCGTGATCGCCGGCTTCATGGTGCTGAGCTGGCTGGTGCACAAGTTCGTGGAAGCGCCCCTGGCGCGGCTGATGAAGCGAGGCCTGGACACGTCGTTCGCGCGGCTGCGCAACGCGTCGTCCACGCCCTGACCGGCCGACCGCCTCCTCTGCCGAAACCCTGGGCCACCCTCCTGGCCCGGGGTTTCCTCGTTCCCCCGGACCTGCCAACCTGCGTACACCTCAAGGGCGTTGACCCGCACCGGGCGCACCAGCAGAATGAGCCCGCGCGTTCATGAGAGCGCTCTCAGTCCGGCAGAGGAGACCCATGAACGGCCGCTCCGGAAGGCCCAGCGGGCCCGACAAGTCCGACCCGTCCGCCCCGTCCGACAGGCCCGGCGCGCAAGGCCCCGCGCTCAGCCGCCGTACGCTCATCGGCGCCGCCGGCCTCGGCGCGGCGGCGCTCACGGCAGCCGCCTCGGGCACAGCGGGCGCCGCCGGCTCCCTCACCGGCTCCGGGAGTTCCGGCTCCGGGAGTTCCGCGCAGCGCCGGGCCCACGCCTTCCTCGCCGCAGCCATGGACGGCTACCCCGACCACGGCGACCTCCGCCTCACCCAGAGCTACACCGACCAGGCGGGCCTGTTCAGCACGGCGTTCACCTACGACAACGCCCTCGCGATCCTCGCCCACCTCGCCACCCGCACCGAGGCGGGCCGGCGCCGGGCCGTCGCCCTCGGGGACGCCCTGCTGTACGCGCAGGCCCACGACCCGGTGTACGACGACGGCAGGCTCCGGCAGGCCTACAACGTCGGGCCGTACGTCTTCTTCGACGGCGTCGCGCAGCCCGACGGGTTCGTGCGGGCCGACGGCACCGCCAACGTCGGCACCCAATTCGGGTTCACCGGAACCGCCGTGGGCGACATGGCCTGGGCCGGGATCGCGCTCAGCGCCCTCGCCGGCCGGACCGGGAAGCGCCGCTTCCTCGACGGTGCCGTGCGCATCGGCACCTGGATCGAGGTGAACGGCGGTACGGACCAGCCCCTCGGCGGCTACAAGTTCGGGGTCGACGGGGCGAACGCGAAACTGCCGTTCAGCTCGACCGAGCACAACACCGACCTGGTCGCCCTCTTCGGACGGCTCGCCCTGCTCACCGGCGACCCGGTGTGGCGGCAGCGGCGGGGGAGGGCGCGGGCCTTCGTCGAGAAGATGTGGGAGCCCGACGGCAGGTTCTTCTACACGGGCACCAACGACGGGGTGACCGTCAACAAGGCGCCGGTCCCCGAGGACACCCAGACCTGGACCCACCTCGCCCTCGACTCCCGCCGCTACTCCCGTTCGCTGGACTGGGCCGCCGCCGAGCTGGCGGTCCTGGACCGGGCCGACCGTACGAACAGCACGGTGCCGGCGGGACAGTCGTACGAGGGAGTCACCTTCAGCTCCGCGAGCCTGCTGGCGAACGAGGACGCCCCCATCGCCGAGTTCCAGCCCAGGCCGGACCGTAACGGAGTCTGGTTCGAAGGGACCGCGCACCTCGCCCTCGCCCTCCGGGACCGCGCCGGACACGGCGACGAGGCACGCGCCCACCGGCTGGTCGCCTCCATCGAGCGGGCCCAGGAACTCCTCGGCACCGGCCAGACCGTCGGCAGCCGGACCCTGCCCGAACGCGCCGGGGTCGTCTCGGCGAGCAGCCCCCTCGACACGGGCTTCGGCTTCGGCTACTACCCGTACCGCCACACGGGCGCGACCGCCTGGTACCTGCTGGCGGCGGCCCGCTCCAACCCGCTGCGTGCCTGATGTGTGCCTGACGCGGTACGCGGTCCAACAATCAAGCCCGGGCCAGGACTTGGTCCGGTCCGGGCTCGGGGCAGGCCAATTTTCCGCCAAGGTGGCCTGTTCCTGGTCAAGAGGTCTACCCGCATAGAAGTCCGGCCTGCTGGCATGTGCATGTTCGCCCGGACCCCTGCCGGGCACCCTGTCGGGAGACCCCCCATGTCCCGTACACCGGCCCGTACTTCGCGTACCCTCGCCACCGCCCTCTCCGCCCTCGCGCTGGCCGCCGCCGGGCTCGCCGTCACCGCCGGCACCGCCCACGCCGCCACCTGCAGCCAGGACTATCTGCCCCTCCCCGACCCCGGTTGCCAGCCCGGCGCCCTCAACCCGGACGTCACGCAGGACACCATCGGCTCCACGATCTGCGTCTCCGGCTGGACGGCGACCGTGCGGCCCTCCAGCTCGTACACCACCGCGCTGAAGAAGAAGCAGATAGTGGAGTACGGCTACGACGACACCAGCACCTCCGACTACGAGGAGGATCACTTCGTCCCGCTCGAACTCGGCGGCGCCCCCAAGGACGCGCTGAACCTGTGGCCCGAGCCCCAGTACGGGGACAAGACCGCCGGCAACAAGGACACCGTCGAGAACCGTCTCAAGAAGGCCGTCTGCGCCGGGACCGTCAGTCTGTCCGACGCTCAGGACGCCATCATCACCGACTGGACCACGGCCCTCTCCACGCTCGGCCTGAGCTGAGCCGGGCAGATCCTCTGAGGCCTCACGGCGGACGACCGCGGCCGGCGACTGCCCCGCCGGCCGCGGTCGTGTTGTCTACAGACCGGGGACCGGGGTGCCGGTGGCGTCAAGGACGCGACCCGACAGGTCGGTCTGTGGCTGCCTCTTCGGCATGCTGGACGGACGGCTGGTGGGTCTGTACCCGCGGCTGCCGCCGGGCGAGACGACCGAGGACGGGGAAGGGGAGGGGAAGTGGGAAGTGGGAAGTGGGAAGGGGAAGGGGGAAGGGGGAAGGGGGAAGGGGGAAGGGGAGGAGGAACGGGGCGTCGGCGGCGCGCTCGTCGTGGTGTCACCGGCCGCGCCCCTGAGGGACGGCTTCCACCGTCAGATCGTGGTCACCGCGCTGGCGTTCCTGGACCACGGTCGCCGCCTCGACCGGACGGCGGCTACCCTGTTCACCCACCCCAACGCCATCCGCTACCGTCTCGCCCGCCTCCAGCAGCTCACCGGCGAGTCACTGACGGACGATTCTCCAGGCATGGCCTCCGGTTCACTGGGTAGCGTGCACTGGTGGTGGGCGCTGCGGACGTGGCTGGAGTCCGGCTCCGACCGCAAGTCGTAGGGTGTTATGCAGAAGAGACGTACTTAATGCGTACTTAATACATCCTTACTGTAAACAGATAGCATCCGACCGCGATGGTTGACGTCGGCGGCCGGAACGAGGTGGGTCTGGTGGGTGGCATGGCGGTGGAGCCGCGTATCGCGGTGGCCGTGGTGACCATGGGAAACCGGCCCGTCGCGCTGAACGCGCTGCTGGAGTCGATCGCCAAGCAGGACCTCGCCCCCGACCGCATCGTGCTCGTCGGCAACGGCTGTCCGCTTCCCGAACTCCCCGGCCTCTCCGGCGAGGTCACCACCATCGAGGTCGACGAGAACCTCGGCTGCCCGGGCGGCCGCAATGTGGCCCTGGCCCGGCTGCGCGAGTTCGGCGACATCGACGTCGTGGTCGACCTCGACGACGACGGCCTGCTCATCGACCCCGATGTGCTCACCCGCGTACGGGACTTGTACGCCGCCGACCCCCGACTCGGCATCGTCGGCTTCCGCATCGCCGACGAGAACGGCGTGACCCAGCGTCGACACGTCCCCCGGCCCGGCGCCGGCGACCCGATGCTCGGCGGATACGTCACCCAGTTCCTCGGCGGCGGCCATGCCCTGCGCATGACGATGCTCGACGAGACCGGCGACTGGCCCGCCGCATTCTTCTTCGCCCACGAGGAGACCGACCTCGCCTGGCGGGCCGTCGACGCCGGCTGGAAGATCCTCTACGAACCGCGTCTCCTGCTGCGCCACCCCAGCACCTCGCCCGCCCGGCACGCCATCTATCACCGGGTCACCGCCCGCAACCGGGTCTGGCTGGCCCGCCGCCGGCTGCCGCTGCCGCTGATCCCGGTGCACCTGGGCGTATGGCTTGCGATCACCGTCCTGCGCGCCCGCTCCACCGGGGCACTGCGGGCCTGGTTCGCCGGCTTCGCGGAGGGCCTGCGCGAACCGGCCGGTGAGCGCCGCCCGATGCGGTGGCGAACGGTGTGGACACTGACCAGGCTGGGCCGCCCGCCCATTCTCTGAACCCGCGCGCGATCCCCGCGAGCAGGCCTGCGGCACGCGGCACGCGATACGAGGGCCCCGGCCGTCACCTCTGGCGACCCGGGCCCTCTCGCGTATCCGGACCCGGCCGCGACGGCGTCACTCCCCCGAGTTGCGCGACGTACGCGCGCGCCGTCGGACCGGCTCCGTTGAGGTGATCACATCAGGCCACACCAACAGATCGCTAACATGGGCTTCCGGCGGACGAACGAAAAGGCAGTGGGGCGAGAACATGCGGTGCGGTCTGCGGTTCGGACTGCTGGGAGCGCCCGTTCTGTACGACGGTGACGCCCTCAACGGCCTTACGGGGAACGGAATCCAGCCGATCCCCTCCATCTCTCCCATCCAGCCGATAGGCAGCACCAAGGTACGGACGCTGCTCGCCGCCCTCCTCCTCGAACCCGGCAGGGTCGTCCCGGTCGAGGCACTGAAGGACGCGCTGTGGGGCGGGGCGCCGCCGGCGTCCGCGCAGGCCTCGCTGCACAACCACGTGGCCCGGCTGCGGAGGCTCCTCGACGATCCGGGGCGGCTGCGAGCCGTGCCGCCCGGCTATCTGCTGCGGGTCGGCCCGGGCGAGTTGGACGTGCACGTCTTTCAGGCCCACGTCGAACGGGCGCGGGCCGCCCACGCCAACCATGACTGGCCGCGCGTCCTGGCCGAGAGCGCGTCGGCCCTCGCCCTGTGGCGCGGCGCCCCGCTGACCGGACTCCCGCGCGAGACCGTCGGATACGCGTTCACCCAGCGCCTGGAGGAGGCACACCTCCTCCTGCTGGAGTGGCGGTACGACGCGGAGCTGCATGCCGGCGGCCCCCGACTCACCGCCCTGATACCGGAGTTGAGGGCCCTGACCGCCCAGCACCCACTCCGCGAGTCCTACCACCGCCAACTGATGCTCACCCTCCACCGAACCGGCCGCCGCGCCGAATCCCTCGCCGTGCACCGCGACCTACGCACCCGCCTCCTGGAAGAACTGGGCGTGGAACCGGGCCCGGCGGTACGGGCGGCCCACATGGAGGTACTGAGGCTCGCGGGGCCGGTGGGTCTGTCGGATTCGGCAGGTCTGTCGGGTTCGGGGAGTCCGGTGGGTTCGGCGAGTCGGGTGGGTTCGGCAGGTTCGGCGAGCCCGGTGGGTCTGGTGGGTCTGGTGGGTTCGGGGAGTCCGGCGGGCTCGGTGGGGTCGACGCGTTCGGGGGGCCAGGGAGGCTCGGCGGGCCCAGAGGGGCGGGGAGGCCCAGAGTGGTCGGGACGCCCAACGGGTCTGGTGACTCCGGGGGTTCCAGGTGATCCGGGTGATCCGGATATTCTGGGCGGCTTCGCGATGCCCACCAGCCTTGCGACGCCCACCGACCTGGCGGTTCCCTACGTCCCCGCACAGTCGACGTCGGGCTCCGCCCCGCGACCGGCTCCCGTGTCAGCGCCGCACCCCGGGGCGGCGTCAGTGCGCCCGGCCCTCACACCGAGCCCCGCGCCAGTGCCGCGTCCCGGGTCGGTATCGGCGAGCCCCGCCCTCACACCGAGCCCCGCGCCGGCGTCGCTGCCCGCCTCGGCGTCACCGCACTCCGTGTCAGCGCCGCGTCCCGGGTCGGTATCGGCGAGCCCCGCCCTCACACCGAGCCCCGCGCCAGTGCCGCGTCCCGGGTCGGTATCGGCGAGCCCCGCCCTCACACCGAGCCCCGCGCCGGCGTCGCTGCCCGCCTCGGCGTCACCGCGCCCCGCCCCCACATCGAGCCCCGTGTCAGCGCCGTGTCCCGGGTCGGTATCGGCGAGCCCCGCCCTCACACCGAGCCCCGCGCCAGCGTCGCAGCCCGCCTCAGCATCAGCGCACCCCGCGTCAGTACCGCACTCCGCGTCAGCGCCGCACCCCGGGGCGGCGTCAGTGCACCCCGCCCCCACACCGCGCCGCGCGCCAGCGTCACAACCCGCCTCAGCGTCACCGCACCCCGCGTCACCGCACCCCGCGTCAGGGCCGCACCCCGGGGCGGCGTCACCTCGCCCCGCCCCCACATCGCGCCCCGCGTCGCCATCAACACCGCCGCCCCGCCTGCCGCGTCCCGCCCAACTGCCCCCATCCCCGCCCCACTTCACCGGCCGCACAGCCGTCGCCGACGACCTGCGTCGGACCCTGGCCCCGGAGAAGCGCCCCGGGACCGAGGTCACGGCTGCCGCCCCCGTCGTCGTGATCCACGGCATGCTCGGCATGGGCAAGAGCGCCCTGGCGCTGCATGTCGCCCACACCCTCCGGGACCGCTACCCGGACGGCCAGCTGTACGTCGACCTGCACGGCACCACCCCTGGCACGCGCCCGCTCCCCCCTGCCCAAGCCCTCACCGCACTCCTGCGCGACCTCGGCGTCGAGCCACTCCGCATCCCCGAACACCTGGACGGGGCAGCCGCGTTACTCCGTTCCCTTCTCGCACCGACCCGCACGCTGATGGTCCTGGACGACGCCGAAGGCGCCGCGCAGATACGGCCGTTGCTCCCGGCGGGCCCCAACTGCGCCGTGATCGTCACCAGCCGCTCCCCGCTGACCGCCCTCGACGGCGCCCGCCGCTTCCCCCTCACCCCCCTGACAGCCAAGGAGAGCGCCGAGCTGCTGCGCGCGGTCTCCGGACGCGTCGGTCTCGACGCCGCCCACCCCCTCGTCGAACTCACCGGCCGCCTCCCCCTCGCCCTGCGCGTGGTCGCCGCCCGGCTCGCCGCCCGCCGGGCCCTCACCCCGGATGTGCTCGCCGCTCAACTGGCCGCCACGGACAACAGGTTGCCGCATCTGGAGTACGACGACCTGAGCGTTCGCCGCTCACTCGCCGGCGCCCACCACGCGCTGCACGCCTCCGCCCACGAGACCGACCGAGGCGCGGCCCTCACCCTGCGCCGCATCGGCGCCCTGGACCTCCCCACGTACGACGTCGCGCTCCTTGCCCGCGCCACCGGGACCGACGAACGCCGCGCCGGTGCAGCCCTGGACCGTCTGGTCGAGGTGGCCCTCCTGG
Protein-coding sequences here:
- a CDS encoding glycosyltransferase family 2 protein, with protein sequence MVDVGGRNEVGLVGGMAVEPRIAVAVVTMGNRPVALNALLESIAKQDLAPDRIVLVGNGCPLPELPGLSGEVTTIEVDENLGCPGGRNVALARLREFGDIDVVVDLDDDGLLIDPDVLTRVRDLYAADPRLGIVGFRIADENGVTQRRHVPRPGAGDPMLGGYVTQFLGGGHALRMTMLDETGDWPAAFFFAHEETDLAWRAVDAGWKILYEPRLLLRHPSTSPARHAIYHRVTARNRVWLARRRLPLPLIPVHLGVWLAITVLRARSTGALRAWFAGFAEGLREPAGERRPMRWRTVWTLTRLGRPPIL
- a CDS encoding BTAD domain-containing putative transcriptional regulator, with protein sequence MRCGLRFGLLGAPVLYDGDALNGLTGNGIQPIPSISPIQPIGSTKVRTLLAALLLEPGRVVPVEALKDALWGGAPPASAQASLHNHVARLRRLLDDPGRLRAVPPGYLLRVGPGELDVHVFQAHVERARAAHANHDWPRVLAESASALALWRGAPLTGLPRETVGYAFTQRLEEAHLLLLEWRYDAELHAGGPRLTALIPELRALTAQHPLRESYHRQLMLTLHRTGRRAESLAVHRDLRTRLLEELGVEPGPAVRAAHMEVLRLAGPVGLSDSAGLSGSGSPVGSASRVGSAGSASPVGLVGLVGSGSPAGSVGSTRSGGQGGSAGPEGRGGPEWSGRPTGLVTPGVPGDPGDPDILGGFAMPTSLATPTDLAVPYVPAQSTSGSAPRPAPVSAPHPGAASVRPALTPSPAPVPRPGSVSASPALTPSPAPASLPASASPHSVSAPRPGSVSASPALTPSPAPVPRPGSVSASPALTPSPAPASLPASASPRPAPTSSPVSAPCPGSVSASPALTPSPAPASQPASASAHPASVPHSASAPHPGAASVHPAPTPRRAPASQPASASPHPASPHPASGPHPGAASPRPAPTSRPASPSTPPPRLPRPAQLPPSPPHFTGRTAVADDLRRTLAPEKRPGTEVTAAAPVVVIHGMLGMGKSALALHVAHTLRDRYPDGQLYVDLHGTTPGTRPLPPAQALTALLRDLGVEPLRIPEHLDGAAALLRSLLAPTRTLMVLDDAEGAAQIRPLLPAGPNCAVIVTSRSPLTALDGARRFPLTPLTAKESAELLRAVSGRVGLDAAHPLVELTGRLPLALRVVAARLAARRALTPDVLAAQLAATDNRLPHLEYDDLSVRRSLAGAHHALHASAHETDRGAALTLRRIGALDLPTYDVALLARATGTDERRAGAALDRLVEVALLEETAYGQYAPHDLVRDFARELAAAEAASDEPTTAQG
- a CDS encoding RICIN domain-containing protein, producing MSGFVNGFRPLANVGTQRCLAVPNASTANGTLLLQWSCGTGTEQQWRLEPVAGGNNDRYLVRNNNSKKCLAMPGASTDDATQAIQWPCSTGSEQIWVQDSIGRLRNLNSDKCLAVPGGNTAIGTKVIQWPCGTGNEQRWTW
- a CDS encoding Tat pathway signal sequence domain protein, coding for MNGRSGRPSGPDKSDPSAPSDRPGAQGPALSRRTLIGAAGLGAAALTAAASGTAGAAGSLTGSGSSGSGSSAQRRAHAFLAAAMDGYPDHGDLRLTQSYTDQAGLFSTAFTYDNALAILAHLATRTEAGRRRAVALGDALLYAQAHDPVYDDGRLRQAYNVGPYVFFDGVAQPDGFVRADGTANVGTQFGFTGTAVGDMAWAGIALSALAGRTGKRRFLDGAVRIGTWIEVNGGTDQPLGGYKFGVDGANAKLPFSSTEHNTDLVALFGRLALLTGDPVWRQRRGRARAFVEKMWEPDGRFFYTGTNDGVTVNKAPVPEDTQTWTHLALDSRRYSRSLDWAAAELAVLDRADRTNSTVPAGQSYEGVTFSSASLLANEDAPIAEFQPRPDRNGVWFEGTAHLALALRDRAGHGDEARAHRLVASIERAQELLGTGQTVGSRTLPERAGVVSASSPLDTGFGFGYYPYRHTGATAWYLLAAARSNPLRA
- a CDS encoding acyltransferase family protein: MSMQGADSGPPTGGRVAGGMHKVIPSPRQPLPLATTEQAPGPDGTTKKPTRTSAKHAAIPGRGNSRLYAIDGLRLLAALFVAFHHYAGTRRVDSPGNAIWGRSVSEIMPTWFRFSAYGWIGVEIFFVISGFVICMSCWGRTPRQFFTSRVIRLYPAYWFGIIFTSAALVAMPGVWERGRAREVLINFTMLQSGSRVGNVDGVYWTLWSELRFYLLFMAVVVTGLTYRKVVVFCCLWGAASMIAPAAGFQPATLIINPEGSWYFIAGLALYLMHRFGQDLLLWGILGLSWMMGQLEIGHRIDTIERVSSWRGSVLIFTVFLLFMVAVALGYTDRIRWKWLVTAGAITYPFYLMHYFVGTTIINRLRDTMDPRLLVLSVIAGFMVLSWLVHKFVEAPLARLMKRGLDTSFARLRNASSTP
- a CDS encoding helix-turn-helix domain-containing protein, which encodes MLDGRLVGLYPRLPPGETTEDGEGEGKWEVGSGKGKGEGGRGKGEGEEERGVGGALVVVSPAAPLRDGFHRQIVVTALAFLDHGRRLDRTAATLFTHPNAIRYRLARLQQLTGESLTDDSPGMASGSLGSVHWWWALRTWLESGSDRKS